A genomic segment from Candidatus Methylomirabilota bacterium encodes:
- a CDS encoding ribbon-helix-helix protein, CopG family, whose protein sequence is MKARTMAYFDPEQLEALRAEAKAQRISLAELMRRLVKQHLEERQGLPLLPTETYLKIVALGSSGRQDISEHHDTYLGEALHRFPS, encoded by the coding sequence GTGAAAGCGCGGACAATGGCATATTTCGACCCTGAACAGCTCGAAGCCTTGCGGGCTGAGGCCAAGGCACAGCGAATCTCCTTGGCTGAGCTCATGCGACGTCTTGTGAAACAGCACCTGGAAGAGCGCCAAGGGCTACCTCTCCTTCCCACGGAGACGTACCTGAAGATCGTCGCCTTAGGCTCGAGTGGCCGTCAAGATATCTCCGAGCACCACGACACGTACTTGGGTGAGGCCCTCCACCGCTTCCCCTCTTGA
- a CDS encoding PIN domain-containing protein produces MKVLVDTSVWSLALRRKGQSASAPAVELRNLISDGRVCMIGPIRQELLSGIRDEAQFKTLAVHLAAFPDLPIATDDHVTAARFFNLCRTKGIQGSNTDFLICAVAIHHKLAIFTTDKDFPLYAAYLPIMLHTPI; encoded by the coding sequence ATGAAGGTCCTGGTGGACACCAGCGTGTGGTCTCTGGCGCTCCGCCGCAAGGGCCAGAGCGCTTCCGCGCCGGCCGTGGAACTCCGCAACCTGATCTCCGACGGCCGAGTGTGCATGATCGGACCAATTCGGCAAGAACTCCTCTCAGGTATTCGTGACGAGGCGCAATTCAAAACACTGGCGGTTCATCTGGCCGCCTTCCCAGACCTGCCAATCGCAACCGACGATCATGTTACGGCAGCTCGGTTCTTTAACCTCTGCCGCACGAAAGGGATTCAGGGCTCAAACACTGATTTTCTCATCTGCGCGGTCGCCATTCACCACAAGCTTGCCATCTTCACGACAGACAAAGACTTTCCACTCTATGCTGCTTACCTTCCGATCATGTTGCATACACCGATCTGA
- a CDS encoding type II toxin-antitoxin system VapB family antitoxin: MATNLQIDDALITQAVRLGKHRTKKAAVTQALIDYIHRLEQDKIGSLFGTIDYDPTYDYKKQRARR, encoded by the coding sequence ATGGCGACCAATCTTCAAATTGATGACGCGCTGATCACGCAGGCCGTAAGGCTTGGCAAACACCGGACAAAAAAAGCCGCGGTCACCCAGGCCCTGATCGACTACATCCACCGCTTAGAGCAGGACAAGATCGGCTCGCTATTCGGGACGATCGACTACGATCCCACATACGATTACAAAAAGCAGCGCGCGCGCCGATGA